A stretch of the Nosocomiicoccus ampullae genome encodes the following:
- a CDS encoding heavy metal translocating P-type ATPase, whose amino-acid sequence MTNRSEEMKTYRIDGLSCANCAKIFEDNVKDLEGVDDAKVNFGASKIYVQGSTSIEDLEKAGAFENLKIRDEKEQTIEREPFWKQKENIKLYISAIIIVISWLLSMRYGENHIVPTIGYLSAIIIGGYSLFITGFKNLSKFTFDMNTLMTIAIIGAALIGQWSEAAVVVILFAISEALERYSVDKARESIESLMKIAPKEALIRRGNEEMSVHVDDIVVGDIMIVKPGQKLAMDGTVIKGISTLNQAAITGESIPVTKTVDDEVFAGTLNEEGFLEVKVTKRVEDTKLSKIIHLVEEAQAERAPSQAFVDRFAQYYTPAIVVLAFLIAVVPPLLFNADWNLWVYQGLAILVVGCPCALVISTPVAVVTAIGNAAKNGVLIKGGLYLEEAGTLNTIAFDKTGTLTKGVPSVTDIIAYDGNENDLLRITAAIEKNSQHPLASAIIRKAEESNLNFNELLVEDFQSITGKGVKATVNNTLYYVGSPNLFTELHSSIDIQKEQEIAQLQEQGKTVMVLGTDQKILFLIAVADEIRESSPEVISKLNNIGIETVMLTGDNEKAATAIGKQIGVSDIQADLLPEDKLKFINELRKNDKSVGMVGDGVNDAPALAASTIGVAMGGAGTDTALETADIALMSDDLRQLPYTIKLSRKALTIIKQNITFSLVVKLIALLLIIPGWLTLWIAIFSDIGATLLVTLNSLRLLKTRN is encoded by the coding sequence ATGACTAATCGATCAGAGGAAATGAAAACGTATCGAATTGATGGTTTATCTTGTGCGAACTGTGCAAAGATTTTTGAGGATAACGTTAAAGATCTTGAAGGGGTCGATGATGCGAAAGTAAACTTCGGGGCTTCTAAGATTTATGTTCAGGGAAGTACGTCGATTGAGGACTTAGAGAAAGCAGGCGCTTTTGAAAACTTAAAAATCCGCGATGAAAAGGAACAAACGATAGAACGTGAACCGTTTTGGAAGCAAAAGGAAAATATTAAGTTATATATTTCTGCAATTATAATCGTAATTAGCTGGTTATTAAGTATGCGATATGGAGAAAATCATATTGTACCAACAATTGGTTATTTATCCGCAATTATTATTGGTGGGTATTCGTTATTCATTACTGGGTTTAAAAATTTAAGCAAATTTACATTTGATATGAACACGTTAATGACAATTGCTATTATAGGTGCTGCACTTATTGGACAGTGGAGTGAAGCGGCAGTTGTTGTTATCTTATTTGCTATAAGTGAGGCGTTAGAACGTTATTCAGTAGACAAAGCGAGAGAGTCTATTGAATCGTTAATGAAAATTGCACCTAAAGAAGCACTCATTCGTCGTGGTAATGAAGAAATGAGTGTACATGTTGATGATATTGTAGTCGGCGATATTATGATTGTAAAACCAGGTCAAAAGTTAGCGATGGACGGAACTGTTATTAAAGGTATATCAACATTAAATCAGGCTGCGATTACAGGTGAAAGTATTCCTGTAACTAAAACAGTAGATGATGAAGTATTTGCTGGAACACTAAATGAAGAAGGATTTCTTGAAGTCAAAGTTACAAAAAGAGTCGAAGATACAAAACTATCAAAAATCATTCATTTAGTCGAAGAAGCACAAGCAGAGCGTGCACCTTCTCAAGCATTTGTCGATAGATTTGCGCAGTATTATACCCCAGCAATTGTTGTTCTAGCATTTTTAATTGCGGTTGTTCCGCCGTTATTATTTAATGCTGATTGGAATTTATGGGTCTATCAAGGATTAGCTATATTAGTCGTTGGATGTCCGTGTGCCTTAGTTATATCAACACCTGTAGCAGTTGTTACTGCGATTGGTAATGCTGCTAAAAATGGGGTTTTAATTAAAGGTGGGCTTTACCTAGAAGAAGCGGGAACTTTAAATACAATCGCTTTCGACAAAACTGGCACACTTACAAAAGGTGTTCCATCAGTTACTGATATTATCGCGTATGATGGTAATGAAAATGATCTATTGAGAATTACTGCGGCTATTGAGAAAAACTCTCAACATCCACTTGCTTCAGCAATTATAAGAAAAGCTGAAGAAAGTAATTTAAACTTTAATGAATTACTAGTGGAAGACTTTCAATCGATTACAGGTAAAGGTGTAAAAGCAACAGTAAACAACACACTATACTATGTAGGAAGTCCGAATCTATTTACTGAACTTCATAGCAGTATTGATATTCAAAAAGAACAAGAAATTGCTCAGTTACAAGAACAAGGTAAAACGGTTATGGTGTTAGGTACCGATCAAAAAATACTCTTTCTCATTGCAGTGGCTGATGAAATTAGAGAGTCATCTCCTGAAGTCATCAGTAAACTAAATAATATTGGAATTGAAACAGTAATGCTGACGGGGGACAACGAAAAAGCAGCAACGGCAATCGGAAAACAAATCGGTGTCTCAGACATTCAAGCAGATCTTTTACCTGAAGATAAATTAAAATTTATTAATGAACTTCGTAAAAACGATAAAAGTGTCGGAATGGTCGGAGACGGTGTAAACGATGCACCTGCGCTTGCCGCTTCTACTATCGGGGTCGCAATGGGTGGTGCTGGAACTGACACTGCTCTAGAAACTGCTGATATTGCTTTAATGTCAGACGACTTAAGACAATTACCATATACGATTAAACTGAGCCGTAAAGCTCTCACAATTATAAAACAAAATATTACTTTTTCATTAGTCGTTAAATTAATTGCACTTCTATTAATAATTCCAGGATGGTTAACTCTGTGGATCGCAATATTCTCTGATATTGGTGCAACATTACTCGTCACATTAAACAGTTTAAGACTGTTGAAGACTAGGAACTAA
- a CDS encoding GNAT family N-acetyltransferase, translating to MFTYKIDDEISLKLVDRNDAEDIFQLTVKSRDYLKEWLPWPTYIREVSDTKKFIENSMQNYVDNKSLVTAIIFKGKVAGIASFNSFDWSSRIGQIGYFLGEEFQGHGIMTKVVRALMDIGFKEFRLNKIEIRAATENVKSRKIPERLGFTEEGTLRQVQWLYDHFVDHVVYGMLKDEWVDLN from the coding sequence TTGTTTACTTATAAAATCGATGATGAGATTTCTTTAAAATTAGTAGATAGAAATGATGCAGAGGACATATTTCAGTTAACTGTTAAATCACGTGACTATTTAAAAGAATGGTTACCATGGCCAACTTATATTCGTGAAGTATCTGATACTAAAAAATTCATAGAGAATTCTATGCAGAATTATGTAGATAATAAGAGTTTAGTTACAGCAATTATTTTTAAAGGTAAAGTTGCTGGTATAGCGAGTTTTAACTCATTTGACTGGTCAAGTCGTATTGGTCAAATCGGTTATTTTCTTGGCGAGGAGTTTCAAGGGCATGGTATTATGACAAAAGTTGTTCGAGCATTAATGGATATTGGTTTTAAAGAGTTTCGCTTAAATAAAATAGAAATAAGAGCTGCAACTGAAAATGTTAAAAGCCGTAAAATTCCTGAAAGACTCGGATTTACTGAAGAGGGCACTTTAAGACAAGTTCAATGGTTATATGATCACTTCGTCGACCATGTGGTTTATGGAATGTTAAAAGATGAGTGGGTGGACTTAAATTAA
- a CDS encoding dihydrofolate reductase, producing MLAYVYAEDENGLIGKGDRLPWSLPADVKFFKEVTMQGDVVMGRATYESIPNRPLKGRRNIVLTHNPDYEAPGAIVVNSKKEVLELYEKYAEDFYIIGGVSLFKMFEDDVDYLYRTVIHDEFDGNVYFPDDFDYNEFELEKSWDGNVDEKNKHPHTFEIWKRK from the coding sequence ATGCTTGCTTATGTATATGCTGAAGATGAAAATGGCCTAATTGGTAAAGGAGACAGACTACCGTGGAGTCTTCCTGCAGATGTAAAGTTTTTTAAAGAAGTAACGATGCAAGGAGACGTCGTCATGGGCCGCGCGACTTATGAGTCAATACCGAACCGTCCGTTAAAAGGTCGACGTAATATCGTGTTAACTCATAATCCAGATTATGAAGCACCTGGTGCGATTGTCGTTAATAGTAAAAAAGAAGTTTTAGAGTTATATGAAAAGTACGCTGAAGATTTTTATATTATCGGCGGTGTAAGCTTATTTAAAATGTTTGAAGACGATGTTGATTATTTATACCGTACGGTAATTCATGACGAATTCGATGGTAACGTATATTTTCCTGATGACTTTGATTACAATGAATTTGAACTTGAAAAGTCTTGGGACGGTAATGTAGATGAAAAGAACAAGCATCCCCATACTTTTGAAATATGGAAAAGAAAATAG
- the mreC gene encoding rod shape-determining protein MreC, with amino-acid sequence MNFFSKNRMILIIFSVILLILMIGFSVSDRTYTTKAEMFVGDSVASSQKAIGGPFNVIGSIFGPSKKEKELEAKLDMLPQLEADVKRLEEENNKLKEALDVSSKLDYETINARVISRSPDQWLNSFTIDKGTKDGISEGMAVTTPKGLIGVVKRANGSSSFVELITTDSAKKNISVEIHNGDKKHYGTIENYDEDTNTLVVGNIVNDGKIKEGSKVYTSGLTSIFPEGIIVGEVVDTENDSYGLSQNANVKMESDTNDLDMIFVIKQDPKTAEDDK; translated from the coding sequence TTGAATTTTTTTAGTAAAAACAGAATGATTTTGATTATATTTTCAGTAATCCTCCTTATATTAATGATTGGATTTTCTGTTTCAGATCGTACATATACGACGAAGGCTGAAATGTTTGTCGGTGATTCTGTTGCGTCTTCTCAAAAAGCGATTGGTGGGCCTTTTAATGTAATTGGTAGTATATTTGGCCCTTCTAAAAAAGAAAAAGAACTTGAGGCAAAACTCGATATGCTGCCTCAGCTTGAAGCAGATGTTAAACGTCTTGAAGAAGAGAATAATAAGTTAAAAGAAGCGTTAGATGTTTCTTCTAAACTCGACTATGAAACGATTAACGCGAGAGTCATATCTCGTTCACCGGATCAGTGGTTAAATAGTTTTACGATTGATAAGGGAACAAAAGATGGTATTAGTGAAGGTATGGCTGTGACGACACCAAAAGGTTTAATTGGTGTTGTGAAACGCGCAAATGGTAGTTCGAGTTTTGTAGAGCTTATTACGACAGATTCAGCAAAGAAAAATATTTCTGTTGAAATTCATAATGGCGATAAAAAGCATTACGGCACGATTGAAAATTACGATGAAGATACGAATACGTTAGTCGTTGGTAACATCGTCAATGACGGTAAAATTAAAGAAGGATCTAAAGTATATACGTCAGGGTTAACAAGTATTTTCCCTGAAGGAATTATCGTTGGTGAAGTTGTTGATACTGAAAATGATAGTTATGGTTTAAGTCAAAACGCAAACGTAAAAATGGAAAGTGATACTAACGATTTAGATATGATTTTTGTTATTAAACAAGATCCAAAAACAGCTGAGGATGATAAATAA
- the mreD gene encoding rod shape-determining protein MreD, producing MRSILLFITFFIMMFIDFSFANFSPFTLFGIEVYFVPKLVFMMLLLVSIYFGLSYGMFFSIVFGILLDIYIGTVYGIHLFGFVAFIIFMHTAFRVFYRDQVGLFFVVIVNTFLFDFFIYGIYKLINFTNLPVFDYIALRGIPSLLLNALLYIPLLFIVLVLRKIRKNVFVKQL from the coding sequence ATGCGTTCAATATTATTATTTATCACGTTTTTTATTATGATGTTTATTGACTTTAGCTTTGCGAACTTTAGTCCATTTACGTTATTTGGTATTGAAGTGTACTTTGTACCGAAACTTGTTTTTATGATGTTACTTTTAGTCTCGATATATTTTGGGCTATCGTATGGGATGTTTTTTAGTATAGTATTCGGAATATTACTCGACATATATATTGGTACAGTTTACGGTATTCATTTGTTCGGGTTTGTTGCATTTATCATTTTTATGCATACCGCATTTAGAGTGTTTTACCGAGATCAAGTTGGGCTATTTTTTGTCGTTATTGTAAATACATTTTTATTTGATTTCTTTATATATGGTATTTACAAATTAATTAATTTTACAAATTTACCAGTGTTCGACTATATTGCCTTAAGAGGAATACCGAGTCTATTACTTAATGCGCTGCTTTACATTCCATTATTATTTATCGTTTTAGTGCTTAGAAAGATTCGAAAAAATGTATTTGTAAAACAACTATAA
- the rplU gene encoding 50S ribosomal protein L21, translating into MFAIIETGGKQVKVEEGQTIFIEKLDAEEGDTVTFDRVLLVGGDNVKVGAPVVEGATVSAKVEKQGRGKKIDVIKFKRRKNYLRKQGHRQPFTKVTIEKIDA; encoded by the coding sequence ATGTTTGCTATCATCGAAACAGGCGGTAAACAAGTTAAAGTAGAAGAAGGTCAAACAATCTTCATTGAAAAGCTTGATGCTGAAGAAGGTGACACTGTGACTTTTGATCGTGTACTTTTAGTTGGTGGAGATAACGTTAAAGTTGGTGCTCCAGTAGTTGAAGGTGCAACAGTATCAGCAAAAGTTGAAAAACAAGGTCGCGGTAAGAAAATCGACGTAATCAAGTTCAAACGTAGAAAGAACTACTTACGTAAACAAGGTCATCGTCAACCATTCACTAAAGTTACAATCGAAAAGATTGATGCGTAA
- a CDS encoding ribosomal-processing cysteine protease Prp: MVHVEVNLKGDVVKSIEMSGHADFAAHGQDIVCAGASSVVFGATNSIFQLTNNEPVLDIDNDGGYFYLEIQESDESVNLILKTMIISLETIEESYKDYIKVTKSEVD, encoded by the coding sequence ATGGTTCATGTTGAAGTCAATTTGAAAGGTGACGTAGTAAAAAGTATTGAAATGTCTGGTCATGCTGATTTTGCAGCACACGGCCAAGACATAGTATGTGCAGGTGCGTCTAGTGTTGTATTTGGTGCAACAAACTCGATATTTCAATTGACAAATAACGAACCGGTATTAGATATCGATAACGACGGTGGGTATTTCTATTTAGAAATACAAGAATCCGATGAAAGCGTGAATCTAATACTTAAAACGATGATTATTTCACTAGAAACTATTGAAGAATCGTATAAAGACTATATTAAGGTAACTAAAAGTGAGGTGGACTGA
- the rpmA gene encoding 50S ribosomal protein L27 — MFKLTLDLQFFASKKGVGSSKNGRDSHAKRLGAKRQDGQFVTGGSIIFRQRGTKIHPGVNVGKGGDDTLFAKVDGVVKFERVGRNKKRVSVYEA; from the coding sequence ATGTTTAAATTAACATTAGACTTACAATTTTTTGCATCTAAAAAAGGTGTAGGTTCTAGTAAGAACGGTCGTGACTCTCACGCTAAACGTCTTGGTGCTAAACGTCAAGATGGCCAATTTGTTACAGGTGGATCAATCATCTTCCGTCAACGCGGAACAAAAATTCATCCAGGTGTAAACGTTGGTAAAGGTGGAGACGATACGTTATTTGCTAAAGTAGATGGAGTAGTAAAGTTTGAACGTGTTGGACGTAACAAAAAACGCGTATCTGTTTACGAAGCTTAA
- the obgE gene encoding GTPase ObgE, giving the protein MFADYAKIYLRAGNGGNGIVAYRREKYEPMGGPAGGDGGNGADIVMEVDEGLNTLMDFKYQRHFKAEHGEAGMNSNKHGKSRSPMILKVPPGTVVKNEETDEVIADLVEHGQQAVIAKGGQGGRGNSRFVSSRNTAPDYAEGGEPGEELNVVLELKLMADVGLIGFPSVGKSTLLSRVSRATPKIASYPFTTIQPNLGVVIQGDKSFVMADLPGLIEGAAEGTGLGIQFLRHVERTKVLVHVIDIAETEYRDAVEDYRIIRKELKEYNEKLLNRPEIIALNKIELLENRENIERFKREVETDSKIIEISAVTGDGINELNYAIIDALENYVPEEEEVEVDRDVRVVYRHEKQERPFEIKRGMDGKFEIHGDEIETLFMRTDFSRDAAVRRFARQMRSMGIDDALREKGIQSGDIVRIKDFEFEFIE; this is encoded by the coding sequence ATGTTTGCAGATTATGCAAAGATATATTTAAGAGCAGGCAACGGTGGTAATGGTATAGTTGCGTATAGAAGAGAAAAATACGAGCCGATGGGAGGGCCTGCTGGTGGAGACGGTGGTAACGGTGCAGACATCGTTATGGAAGTCGATGAAGGATTAAATACGTTAATGGACTTCAAATATCAGCGTCATTTTAAAGCTGAACATGGTGAAGCTGGTATGAATTCAAATAAACATGGTAAAAGCCGTTCGCCGATGATTTTGAAAGTACCTCCAGGCACGGTCGTTAAAAATGAAGAGACTGATGAAGTAATTGCAGATTTAGTTGAACACGGCCAACAGGCGGTGATCGCTAAAGGTGGCCAGGGAGGTAGAGGTAACTCTCGTTTTGTTTCTAGTAGAAATACCGCACCTGACTATGCTGAAGGCGGAGAGCCAGGAGAAGAGTTAAATGTCGTTTTAGAATTAAAATTAATGGCAGACGTCGGATTAATTGGATTTCCGAGTGTCGGGAAATCTACATTATTAAGCCGAGTGTCTCGAGCGACTCCTAAAATCGCCTCGTATCCGTTTACGACTATTCAGCCAAACTTAGGTGTTGTAATTCAAGGCGATAAGTCATTTGTAATGGCAGATTTACCTGGTTTAATTGAAGGCGCTGCAGAAGGTACGGGTCTTGGTATACAGTTTTTACGCCACGTGGAGCGTACGAAAGTACTTGTACACGTCATTGATATTGCAGAAACAGAATATAGAGATGCAGTTGAAGACTACCGAATTATCCGTAAAGAGTTAAAAGAGTATAATGAGAAACTATTAAATCGACCAGAAATTATTGCTTTAAATAAAATCGAATTGCTAGAGAATAGAGAAAATATCGAGCGTTTTAAACGTGAAGTTGAGACAGATTCTAAAATTATAGAAATTTCTGCTGTTACAGGCGACGGAATTAATGAATTAAATTACGCGATTATCGACGCACTTGAAAATTACGTCCCTGAAGAAGAAGAGGTTGAAGTCGATAGAGATGTTAGAGTTGTTTATCGTCATGAAAAACAAGAACGTCCATTTGAAATTAAGCGTGGTATGGACGGCAAATTTGAAATTCATGGTGACGAAATTGAAACTCTATTTATGCGCACAGACTTCTCACGTGACGCAGCAGTCAGAAGATTTGCTCGACAAATGAGATCGATGGGGATTGATGATGCGTTAAGAGAAAAAGGCATACAGTCTGGTGATATTGTAAGAATTAAAGACTTCGAATTTGAATTTATTGAATAG
- the ruvA gene encoding Holliday junction branch migration protein RuvA, translating into MYQYLKGMLTEIHPNHIIVESYGMGYLIIVPNPYRFEKDLNNEKKIFLEQVVREDSLTLYGFNDLKEKEMFQSLLKVTGIGPKSALAILATSTPNEVVNAIENEDEKYLQKFPGIGKKTSRQIILDLKGKLDPAFEDVKVEMKSKTNDVIIDEALETLKALGYSKRELKALEKYLSNKELNSVEDAVKLSLRYIVE; encoded by the coding sequence ATGTATCAATATTTAAAAGGGATGTTAACAGAAATCCATCCGAATCATATCATTGTAGAATCATATGGCATGGGGTATTTAATCATCGTACCGAACCCGTATCGTTTTGAAAAAGATTTAAATAACGAAAAGAAAATCTTTTTAGAACAAGTCGTACGAGAAGATAGTTTAACACTTTATGGATTTAATGATTTAAAAGAAAAAGAAATGTTTCAATCACTGTTAAAAGTGACTGGAATTGGTCCAAAAAGTGCGCTAGCAATTCTCGCGACTTCTACGCCAAATGAGGTTGTGAATGCAATCGAAAATGAAGATGAAAAGTATTTACAAAAATTCCCAGGTATTGGTAAAAAGACGTCTCGACAAATTATTTTAGATTTAAAAGGTAAACTCGATCCGGCATTTGAAGATGTAAAAGTTGAGATGAAGAGTAAGACAAACGACGTCATTATTGATGAAGCATTAGAAACACTAAAAGCACTTGGATATAGTAAGCGCGAATTAAAAGCACTTGAGAAGTACTTATCTAATAAAGAATTAAACAGTGTTGAAGATGCCGTGAAGTTAAGCTTAAGATATATCGTTGAATAG
- the ruvB gene encoding Holliday junction branch migration DNA helicase RuvB: protein MDDRILDESLIEGEAQEELSLRPLYLSQYIGQDAIKRNLRIFIDAAKMREEPLDHVILHGPPGLGKTTLSNIIAHEMNVNIRTTAGPAIERAGDLAAILSSLEPGDVLFIDEIHRLPRMVEEILYSAMEDYFIDVVIGQGEEARSIRIDLPPFTLVGATTRFGSLSAPLRDRFGIQLRLEYYTNEALQTIVERTADIFDVEIDKNSAFELARRSRGTPRIANRLLRRVRDFSMVKNETSISLETTNDALNVLEVDEEGLDPIDHKVMTTIIDTYGGGPVGLETVAVSIGEEVVTLLDVYEPYLIQRGFLQRTPRGREATAKSYDYFKRHKNIEDNE from the coding sequence ATGGACGATAGAATTTTAGATGAGAGTTTAATTGAAGGAGAAGCACAAGAAGAATTATCGTTACGACCGTTATATTTATCTCAATATATCGGTCAAGACGCGATTAAAAGAAATTTACGTATTTTTATAGATGCAGCAAAAATGCGTGAAGAGCCACTTGATCACGTTATTTTACATGGTCCACCAGGCCTTGGTAAAACGACGCTTTCAAATATTATTGCTCATGAAATGAACGTTAACATTCGTACAACAGCCGGCCCTGCAATTGAAAGAGCTGGAGATTTAGCTGCGATTTTATCGAGTTTAGAGCCTGGAGATGTTTTATTTATTGATGAAATTCACCGACTACCACGCATGGTAGAAGAAATTTTATATTCAGCAATGGAAGATTATTTTATTGACGTTGTCATCGGTCAAGGTGAAGAAGCAAGAAGTATTCGAATCGACTTGCCACCGTTTACATTAGTCGGAGCAACGACTAGATTCGGAAGTTTATCTGCACCGTTACGTGACCGCTTTGGTATTCAGTTACGATTAGAATACTATACAAATGAGGCACTCCAGACGATTGTTGAACGTACGGCTGATATTTTTGACGTCGAAATTGATAAAAATTCAGCATTTGAACTTGCAAGAAGAAGTCGAGGGACACCGCGTATTGCGAACCGTTTATTAAGACGCGTTCGAGACTTTTCTATGGTTAAAAATGAAACTTCTATTTCTTTAGAAACGACTAATGACGCGTTAAATGTACTAGAGGTTGACGAAGAAGGACTAGATCCAATTGACCATAAAGTAATGACGACGATTATTGATACGTATGGTGGGGGACCAGTTGGACTTGAAACAGTCGCAGTATCAATTGGTGAGGAAGTCGTAACACTTCTTGACGTCTACGAACCGTATTTAATTCAACGTGGATTTTTACAACGCACACCAAGAGGTCGTGAAGCAACTGCGAAAAGTTATGATTATTTTAAAAGACATAAAAATATAGAGGATAATGAGTAA
- the queA gene encoding tRNA preQ1(34) S-adenosylmethionine ribosyltransferase-isomerase QueA, whose translation MKLTDFDFDLPESLIAQHPLKNRSDSKLLVMDKKSGDVEDRHFHNILEYLKEGDVLVLNNTRVLPARLHGHKKDSGGHVEMLLLNPETDGYKVLIKPARRVHVGTEIVFGDGELTATAVEKHDNGIFIVKLNYEGILEEVLDGLGEMPLPPYIREQLDDKERYQTVFSKHSGSAAAPTAGLHFTTELLERIEAKGVDIVYITLHVGLGTFRPVAVDNIEEHDMHSEFYSIEKSAAERLNQAKENGDRIISVGTTSTRTLEANFRKYETFTATSDWTNIFIYPGQDILSVDGLITNFHLPKSTLLMLVSTFSTRENILSAYNHAIQNNYRFFSFGDAMLII comes from the coding sequence ATGAAACTAACAGACTTTGATTTTGACTTGCCCGAATCTTTAATTGCACAACATCCATTAAAAAATCGATCAGATTCAAAACTTCTTGTGATGGATAAAAAATCGGGCGACGTAGAAGATCGTCACTTCCATAATATTTTAGAGTATTTAAAAGAAGGAGACGTACTCGTTTTAAATAATACACGTGTATTACCAGCAAGATTACATGGTCATAAAAAAGACAGTGGTGGTCACGTTGAGATGTTGTTGTTAAACCCCGAAACTGACGGTTATAAAGTACTAATAAAGCCAGCAAGACGCGTACACGTTGGTACTGAAATCGTATTTGGAGACGGTGAGTTAACAGCAACTGCTGTAGAAAAGCATGATAACGGTATTTTTATCGTAAAATTAAATTATGAAGGTATTTTAGAAGAAGTATTAGATGGTTTAGGTGAAATGCCTCTTCCACCATACATTAGAGAACAATTGGACGATAAAGAAAGATACCAAACGGTGTTTTCTAAACATAGTGGAAGTGCTGCTGCACCGACTGCGGGACTTCATTTTACAACAGAGCTTTTAGAAAGAATCGAAGCTAAAGGTGTTGATATCGTCTATATTACGCTTCATGTTGGACTTGGAACATTTCGACCAGTAGCTGTAGATAATATTGAAGAACACGATATGCATAGTGAGTTTTACTCTATAGAAAAAAGTGCAGCAGAGCGTTTAAATCAGGCAAAAGAAAATGGCGATAGAATTATTAGTGTTGGTACAACGTCTACGCGTACTTTAGAAGCGAACTTTAGAAAGTATGAAACATTTACCGCAACGAGTGACTGGACAAATATCTTTATTTATCCTGGGCAAGATATATTATCTGTTGACGGATTAATAACGAATTTCCATTTACCAAAATCGACGTTATTAATGCTCGTAAGTACGTTTTCTACACGTGAAAATATTTTAAGCGCATATAATCATGCGATTCAGAACAATTATCGCTTCTTTAGTTTTGGAGATGCGATGTTAATTATTTAG